The Synechococcus sp. MVIR-18-1 region AAGATCACCGATCTTCTGAGCCGCTCCGCCGATGTCGTGGTGCGTTATCAGGGAGGCGTTAACGCTGGTCACACCATCGTGGTGGACGGTCGAGTGCTCAAACTCCACCTGATCCCTTCCGGAATCCTCTACCCAGACACCACGTGCCTGATCGGCTCCGGGACCGTTGTTGATCCCAAGGTGATGCTTGGAGAACTCGACATGCTGATCTCCAACGGGATCGACATTTCAGGCCTCAAGTTGGCATCGACTGCGCACGTCACGATGCCTTACCACCGCCTCTTGGATCTGGCGATGGAAAAGCAACGAGGTGAACGCAAAATCGGCACCACCGGCCGCGGCATCGGTCCCACTTACGCAGACAAGTCTCAGCGAAGTGGCATCCGTGTTCTCGACCTGCTCGATGAAGATCGGCTGCGTGATCGGCTTGAAGGCCCGCTGAGCGAAAAAAATCAACTGCTCGAAACCATCTATGGCGAAAAGCCATTGGATGCTGAAGAAATCATCCGTGAATATCTGGCTTACGGAAAACGACTAGCCCCTCATGTGGTGGATTGCACCCGCGCCATCCATGAAGCCGCAAGCGACCGCAAAAATATTCTTTTTGAGGGTGCACAAGGCACTCTGCTCGACCTCGATCACGGCACCTATCCCTATGTGACCTCCTCCAACCCAGTGTCAGGAGGTGCCTGCATCGGTGCTGGCGTCGGTCCGACCCTGATCGACAGAGTGATTGGAGTCGCCAAGGCCTACACCACTCGGGTTGGAGAAGGTCCCTTCCCCACAGAACTCTCTGGAAGCTTGAACGACCAGCTGTGTGATCGAGGCGGAGAATTTGGAACAACCACGGGCCGCCGTCGCCGCTGTGGCTGGTTTGATGGCGTGATTGGGCGCTACGCCGTTCAAGTCAACGGACTGGACTGCCTTGCGATCACCAAGCTCGATGTGCTGGATGAAATGGATGAAATCCAAGTGTCAGTGGCCTACGAGCTTGATGGCGAACGCATCGATTACTTCCCCAGCAGCTCCGAAGATTTCGCTCGTTGCAAGCCAATCTTTGAGACCCTCCCTGGTTGGCAATGTTCCACGGCTGAATGCCGTCGACTCGAAGACCTTCCTGCCCCAGCGATGGCTTACCTACGCTTCCTAGCCGACCTGATGGACGTGCCGATTGCGATCGTTTCCCTCGGTGCCAGCCGAGACCAAACGATCGTGGTGGAGGATCCGATCCATGGTCCTAAGCGCGCTCTCCTCAGCGCCTAAGCGCACTCGCATCGCCCCCTCAGAGCAGCGATCCAACGAACAGCCATACTTTCGCTGTATTAACGACAGCAGAGATGTCCTCCACTCCCCGGTTCAGCACTGCAAGTTCTCTCGACGTGGTGGGCATCGGTAACGCCATCGTCGACGTGTTGGTTCAAACCGAGGACCAGTTTCTGAGCGATCACAACCTCAGCAAGGGCAGCATGGCCCTTGTGGATGAAGACCAAGCCAAAAGCCTCTACGAAGCCAGCGGTCCAGGTCTCGAAACCTCCGGAGGTTCAGCTGCAAACACACTGGCTGGCCTCGCTCAACTCGGAAGCAAGGCCGGTTTCATTGGTCGTGTTCGTGACGACCAACTCGGGACCATCTTTATCCACGACATCCAGTCTGTTGGGACCCGTTTCGAGACACCGGCTGCCGTGAGCGGTGCGAGCACGGCCCGTTGCCTCATTCTCGTGACCTCGGATGCTGAACGCACCATGTGCACCTATCTCGGTGCCTCAACCCAACTGGACCCTGATGATCTTGACCTCTCCATGGTTCGCGACACCAAGGTGCTCTATCTCGAGGGCTACCTCTGGGACAGTCCTGCAGCAAAAAAGGCCTTCATCACAGCCGCAGAAGCCTGCCGGGAAAGCGGCGGGCAAGTAGCCCTGTCGCTTTCCGATGGCTTCTGCGTTGACCGTCACCGTGAAAGCTTTCTCGAGCTTGTTGACGGACATGTGGATGTGCTCTTTGCCAACGAGGATGAGATCAAATCTCTGTACGGAGCAGCTGACTTCGAGAGCGCGCTTGAGCAAGTCAAAGGTCGCTGCAGCGTGGCCGTCTTAACCCGCAGCGCTCAAGGCTCTGTCGTGCTCTGCGGGGATCAGCGCTGGGAAATCCCCTCCTACAAGCTCGGAGATCTCGTCGACACCACGGGAGCCGGCGATCTCTATGCGGGTGGTTTTCTGCATGGCTACACCCATGACTTCCCTTTAGACGTCTGCGGCAAAATGGGGTCCATCTGTGCCGGGCAGGTCGTGACCCAATTAGGACCTCGCTCAAAGGTTTCACTGCCTGATCTGATCGCTAAGCATCTGGATTGATCGACGCCGCGGCCCAAGCGCCATAGGCGTGCGATGGCCGAGCCTGCCAGTGAAGAATCTCGGGGTTGTTGTAGCTGTGGAGCGCCTCAATAGCCCCGAGCACCGCGTTCAAACCGGGTGCCGTGGTCTTGATCAAAAGCTGCACTTCATCGGCACGTTCAACCCGTCCTTCCCAGCGATAGCAAGACTGAATGGCCTGAAAGCTCACACAAGCGGCGAGCTCACGGCTGATCAGCTGCTCAGCGAGTGCAGAGGCTCTCTGTTGATCAGCCTCGGTGGTTAAGACCAACCACAAAGGATCAGGGTGTTGTGCCATTCAGATGCGCCAGAAGCTGGCTCACGCTATGCACGACAGGAACTTCAGCAATGGGTGAAGGTCGGCGCAGGAGCCATAACGCAAACCCCATTTCCATCGAAAGGCTCGCCCAGAGCGCCTCAGTCGCTCCTCCCGACTGCCTACAGACCACGTCTGTGATCGCCCAGCGCCTGCAAACAGCAGCTTCCAGTGCACCTGGCTGGGGACCCTGAAGTGGTCGCACCACCGCTAGGTGTTCTGGTGGAACGCCTGCTGCCGCTGCCTTCATGAGAGACATTGGCGAAGGAAGAACTCGGGCAAACACTGTGGCCCCTGCGTCACGAGCGACCTGCGCTGCTTCAACCAACTGGCGGGCACCAAGGGCCAGGAGAAGTCGTCGTCCCGATAGGCCGTGATCAGCAAGGTCAGCCATGGAGCCGAGTACAACCGCCTTGCCCGAGGCCTCCATCCGCCGTTCGAATCGCACCAACCCCTGGCCCGAGACCTTGCAAGCCTGGTTCAACTGGTCACTGATCCTCAGCGCAAACGGGTGCGTGGCATCCACAACCCAATCCACAGGAATCGTCTGCAGCCATTGAGAAATTCCCTGTGAACCACCCAGAGCACCCACGTGGATCTCGTCCACATCCATTCCTCGATAGGGATGGGCCGCCATGGCGCCCACGACGCTGACATGGACATGCCATCCCTGCGAGATCAAAGCCTCAGCTAAGTGCGGGCCATCACCCGTCCCTGCCAGCAACCAGACAGTCCCCTGGCGATTCTCCTGTCGGTGCATCAGGATGGCGCTCACTGTCATAGCTGAGAATGAACCACTGCGTGCTCGAGGTGGATGTCCTTCAAGCTCCCACCCTGCGATACACCCAAGACAATCAAACGCCCATTGCTGAGATGGACGTGTCCTTCGATGCCCTCAGGCCCGATGACCCCAAAGGGCAGTTGAAAGTGGTGGGATGGGGCAACCTCGCTCAAGACCTTCAAAACCGAGTGCAGGTCGGGCAACGTCTCGTCATTGAAGGCCGACTGCGTATGAATACTGTTCCCCGTCAAGACGGCACGAAAGAGAAAAAAGCTGAGTTCACCCTTTCGCGGCTGCATTCAGTAGGCGCGGCTGGATCCACGACAGCATCAAGCCAAGGCCAGCCCCCTGCCGCAGCGCGCACAGCTCCAGCTCGACCCGTACCAGCTCAAATGCCTCAGTCCTCCGAATCAGCGGGCAAGCCAGCGCCGGCCGGCCAGGATTCAGCGGCTCAGTGGAACACCTCTCCCCTCGTTCCCGAGACCGACGACATTCCCTTTTAAGACCAAGGGGCTGCAAAGTTT contains the following coding sequences:
- a CDS encoding adenylosuccinate synthase produces the protein MRLRAADSLANVVVIGAQWGDEGKGKITDLLSRSADVVVRYQGGVNAGHTIVVDGRVLKLHLIPSGILYPDTTCLIGSGTVVDPKVMLGELDMLISNGIDISGLKLASTAHVTMPYHRLLDLAMEKQRGERKIGTTGRGIGPTYADKSQRSGIRVLDLLDEDRLRDRLEGPLSEKNQLLETIYGEKPLDAEEIIREYLAYGKRLAPHVVDCTRAIHEAASDRKNILFEGAQGTLLDLDHGTYPYVTSSNPVSGGACIGAGVGPTLIDRVIGVAKAYTTRVGEGPFPTELSGSLNDQLCDRGGEFGTTTGRRRRCGWFDGVIGRYAVQVNGLDCLAITKLDVLDEMDEIQVSVAYELDGERIDYFPSSSEDFARCKPIFETLPGWQCSTAECRRLEDLPAPAMAYLRFLADLMDVPIAIVSLGASRDQTIVVEDPIHGPKRALLSA
- a CDS encoding adenosine kinase, whose translation is MSSTPRFSTASSLDVVGIGNAIVDVLVQTEDQFLSDHNLSKGSMALVDEDQAKSLYEASGPGLETSGGSAANTLAGLAQLGSKAGFIGRVRDDQLGTIFIHDIQSVGTRFETPAAVSGASTARCLILVTSDAERTMCTYLGASTQLDPDDLDLSMVRDTKVLYLEGYLWDSPAAKKAFITAAEACRESGGQVALSLSDGFCVDRHRESFLELVDGHVDVLFANEDEIKSLYGAADFESALEQVKGRCSVAVLTRSAQGSVVLCGDQRWEIPSYKLGDLVDTTGAGDLYAGGFLHGYTHDFPLDVCGKMGSICAGQVVTQLGPRSKVSLPDLIAKHLD
- the cutA gene encoding divalent-cation tolerance protein CutA gives rise to the protein MAQHPDPLWLVLTTEADQQRASALAEQLISRELAACVSFQAIQSCYRWEGRVERADEVQLLIKTTAPGLNAVLGAIEALHSYNNPEILHWQARPSHAYGAWAAASINPDA
- the cobK gene encoding precorrin-6A reductase, which translates into the protein MHRQENRQGTVWLLAGTGDGPHLAEALISQGWHVHVSVVGAMAAHPYRGMDVDEIHVGALGGSQGISQWLQTIPVDWVVDATHPFALRISDQLNQACKVSGQGLVRFERRMEASGKAVVLGSMADLADHGLSGRRLLLALGARQLVEAAQVARDAGATVFARVLPSPMSLMKAAAAGVPPEHLAVVRPLQGPQPGALEAAVCRRWAITDVVCRQSGGATEALWASLSMEMGFALWLLRRPSPIAEVPVVHSVSQLLAHLNGTTP
- a CDS encoding single-stranded DNA-binding protein produces the protein MNHCVLEVDVLQAPTLRYTQDNQTPIAEMDVSFDALRPDDPKGQLKVVGWGNLAQDLQNRVQVGQRLVIEGRLRMNTVPRQDGTKEKKAEFTLSRLHSVGAAGSTTASSQGQPPAAARTAPARPVPAQMPQSSESAGKPAPAGQDSAAQWNTSPLVPETDDIPF